One Primulina tabacum isolate GXHZ01 chromosome 10, ASM2559414v2, whole genome shotgun sequence DNA segment encodes these proteins:
- the LOC142505596 gene encoding uncharacterized protein LOC142505596 isoform X1: MMSKDWSKAIIITRDCVNTSWELVSKTLGKAVQRKIEVFPFQANKAVWWPHNEEDALFYLRLKKCYLENKVTLSFQRWSHNSNSEEEVFECCHSWIRLLGIPWDLWSKDLFKSIGDQCGGLLNISQDTVLLRDLSAAKIKVVGVEGGFINRNLQITTKRGPLIIRIIVDSVKISEYDMYEKRSYAQVVINGATVVTGWGNKKGFKENVSNAENMKDIQIRQEDNITSHSVENQEGMVSHDQNCEPPNMCKFKETNGFMIAEKDENPGERSCVSEPWQRGKNIKILKKLKPKDENEFQKGKIESTNILDTQNNGHQDLEEEYCPVERKFEHVYRRKQVKSHQESYHLQKKETSKISIIEIDKDTSHGEDGIWEEQLYHGARDDTSDDGGAFSDADSHISNHSDKSTRKSVDFDDLGEFFEESPSKVCNLPNNSNSHHSPFHSLSVSVSFFGSGRGVEVMGEREIDSLGKKVGITGNNFTGHHEGMVEGEKIDGLGKQESNYTDKNECLRLMGVEKVEFKDLEECGMMTKSEVVRCCKNKREAEVNQ, from the coding sequence ATGATGTCTAAGGATTGGAGTAAGGCTATTATCATTACAAGGGATTGTGTCAACACATCGTGGGAGTTGGTGAGTAAAACTCTCGGAAAGGCAGTCCAGAGAAAGATTGAAGTATTTCCATTTCAAGCCAACAAAGCAGTTTGGTGGCCACATAACGAAGAGGATGCATTATTCTATTTGCGATTGAAGAAGTGCTATCTGGAAAATAAAGTCACCTTATCGTTTCAAAGATGGAGTCATAACAGCAACAGTGAAGAGGAAGTGTTCGAGTGTTGTCACAGTTGGATCCGTCTATTAGGGATACCTTGGGATCTATGGTCCAAAGATCTTTTCAAAAGTATTGGTGATCAATGCGGAGGTTTGTTAAACATCAGCCAAGATACTGTCCTACTAAGAGACTTATCAGCAGCAAAAATAAAAGTAGTGGGAGTCGAAGGAGGGTTCATCAACAGAAACCTTCAGATCACAACTAAAAGAGGACCCTTGATAATTCGCATTATTGTGGATTCAGTCAAAATATCAGAGTATGACATGTATGAAAAAAGATCTTACGCACAAGTGGTGATTAATGGAGCTACAGTCGTGACAGGCTGGGGTAACAAGAAAGGATTCAAAGAAAACGTTTCAAATGCAGAAAACATGAAAGACATCCAAATAAGGCAGGAGGACAACATCACATCTCATTCAGTAGAAAACCAAGAAGGAATGGTTTCGCACGACCAGAATTGTGAGCCACCGAACATGTGCAAATTTAAAGAAACCAATGGTTTTATGATCGCCGAGAAGGATGAAAATCCTGGAGAACGGAGCTGTGTATCAGAACCATGGCAACGTGGGAAGAATATCAAGATTCTCAAAAAGTTAAAGCCGAAAGATGAGAATGAATTTCAAAAGGGGAAGATTGAATCTACAAACATTCTTGATACACAAAACAATGGACATCAAGACTTAGAAGAGGAATATTGCCCTGTTGAAAGGAAATTTGAGCATGTATATCGCAGGAAACAAGTAAAGTCACATCAAGAATCATATCACTTGCAAAAGAAAGAAACTTCAAAGATATCAATCATTGAGATCGACAAAGATACAAGTCACGGGGAGGATGGAATATGGGAGGAACAACTATATCATGGAGCGAGGGATGATACTTCAGATGATGGCGGAGCTTTCAGCGATGCCGAcagtcatatctctaatcacTCGGATAAGTCAACAAGAAAATCTGTGGATTTTGATGATTTGGGCGAATTTTTTGAAGAGTCTCCGAGCAAGGTATGCAATTTACCCAACAATTCTAATTCTCATCACTCTCCTTTCCATTCCCTTTCTGTCTCAGTTTCCTTCTTCGGGTCGGGGAGAGGGGTAGAGGTTATGGGTGAGCGGGAAATTGACTCGTTGGGTAAAAAGGTGGGTATAACGGGAAACAACTTCACAGGGCATCACGAGGGGATGGTTGAAGGTGAGAAAATTGATGGTCTGGGAAAGCAGGAATCCAACTATACCGATAAGAATGAGTGCTTAAGGTTAATGGGTGTAGAAAAAGTGGAATTTAAAGACTTAGAAGAGTGTGGAATGATGACGAAGAGTGAAGTAGTCAGATGTTGTAAGAATAAGAGGGAGGCAGAAGTGAATCAATGA
- the LOC142505056 gene encoding uncharacterized protein LOC142505056 translates to MGSGSATRRGLIRAVIAKEKPDLIILQETKKEVVDRRLISILWKSRFVEWVTLPAVGRLGGILIMWDPRVIMVKDNLIGDFSVSIHIQKDAQHDWWFTAVYGPCQPSLRNNFWDELAGLRVICGDRWCLGGDFNVVRSIQEKINSCSMTSSMHCFDSLIQELQLCDPPLMNGKFTWSNLRSSPICCRLDRFMFTVGWTEIYPFYRQSILPRITSDHFPLVLDLAKTKWGPTPFRFENVWLRDKSFKILTQSWWNNSNTQGWAGYRLMMKLKSVKGDIKKWNKEVYGMLEMKSADLSNKISRIDKLEGEGRASEGLVTERKEAKLMFEELTSRKNQINYQKSKIKWFKEGDQNTKFFHSLLNQRKSKSTIERLERNDGSVTTCDDEIVSIISKFYKGL, encoded by the coding sequence ATGGGGAGTGGATCAGCCACACGAAGGGGATTGATACGAGCCGTAATCGCCAAAGAAAAACCAGATTTAATAATTCTGCAGGAAACAAAAAAAGAAGTGGTGGACAGGAGATTAATTTCAATTCTATGGAAGTCGAGATTTGTGGAATGGGTAACCTTACCTGCAGTGGGTAGATTAGGGGGGATTCTCATTATGTGGGATCCAAGAGTTATTATGGTCAAGGATAATTTGATCGGGGATTTCTCTGTTTCGATTCACATTCAAAAAGATGCACAACACGACTGGTGGTTTACAGCTGTTTACGGGCCATGTCAACCAAGtttaagaaataatttttgggATGAGCTTGCAGGGCTGAGGGTAATATGCGGAGATAGATGGTGCTTGGGGGGAGATTTCAATGTAGTAAGGTCAATTCAAGAGAAAATTAATAGCTGCTCAATGACATCGAGTATGCACTGTTTTGATAGCTTGATACAGGAACTTCAGTTATGTGATCCACCTTTAATGAATGGAAAATTCACTTGGTCGAATCTCAGGTCTTCACCCATTTGTTGCCGATTAGATAGATTCATGTTCACGGTGGGATGGACCGAAATTTACCCATTCTACAGACAATCAATCTTACCGAGAATCACTTCGGATCATTTCCCTCTGgttcttgatttggcaaaaaCTAAGTGGGGCCCTACACCTTTTAGATTTGAGAACGTGTGGTTAAGGGACAAAAGCTTCAAAATTTTGACACAATCGTGGTGGAACAATTCGAATACACAAGGATGGGCGGGATATAGACTCATGATGAAACTAAAGTCTGTTAAGGGTGACATCAAAAAGTGGAACAAAGAGGTATATGGAATGCTGGAAATGAAATCAGCAGACTTATCAAACAAAATCAGCAGAATTGACAAATTGGAGGGTGAGGGGAGGGCTTCAGAAGGATTAGTGACCGAGAGAAAAGAAGCGAAATTGATGTTCGAAGAGTTGACAAGTAGGaagaatcaaataaattatcaaaaaagCAAGATAAAATGGTTCAAAGAAGgggatcaaaatacaaaattctTTCACTCCCTTCTTAACCAACGTAAGAGTAAGTCAACCATTGAAAGACTCGAAAGAAATGATGGTTCCGTTACAACATGTGATGATGAGATTGTTTCAATAATCTCAAAATTCTACAAGGGACTGTAG